A single window of Wenzhouxiangella sp. XN24 DNA harbors:
- a CDS encoding HAMP domain-containing sensor histidine kinase, whose amino-acid sequence MGFPNLRTATVALVVLPCLLATALIGWATLRGLEERYSTRMQEDLELIARTLRLPLSRALAADRPGLIQETIESTIGMDQVYAVHVYGRQGQQVAGIGRRRAAVPTAEAVELAGQRERQEGSADLGEETLESVFQPLTDEGGRIAGLLQVTRHSSAVQAYLDRARAIALLAIGLAGLLLTGVIVLGHHFGIGRHLIRLEGGMRRIREGDLEHRLAIAGAAEFRDLARGINRMLDGITASQREIERRRETEQLLRERLHRAEKMAAIGRLAGGIAHELGSPLSTLYGRTQQLLRRPAMDDTQRAALEDIGDNALRIEKTIRQLMDFGRSNPLNRVTLDLSDLLHRLAADARALSPEGVEIEVDCDPRIRIAADPLRIEQALRNLVDNAAQAARTRLRISADADAQHVRIHVADDGPGVPAESRDLVFDPFYTTKPVGQGTGLGLSVASAAAEDHDGHLGLDDDVLGGARFTLTLPRETADENA is encoded by the coding sequence GTGGGCTTCCCTAATCTTCGCACCGCAACCGTCGCACTGGTCGTCCTGCCCTGCCTGCTGGCGACCGCCTTGATCGGCTGGGCCACCCTGCGCGGCCTCGAGGAACGCTACAGCACGCGCATGCAGGAAGACCTCGAGCTGATCGCGCGGACCCTGCGCCTGCCGCTCAGCCGGGCCCTCGCCGCAGATCGCCCGGGACTGATCCAGGAAACCATCGAGTCGACCATCGGCATGGACCAGGTCTACGCCGTCCATGTCTATGGCCGGCAGGGGCAGCAGGTCGCGGGCATCGGCCGGCGCCGCGCCGCCGTGCCCACCGCGGAAGCCGTCGAGCTCGCCGGGCAACGCGAGCGCCAGGAGGGCTCCGCCGACCTCGGCGAGGAGACGCTCGAGTCGGTGTTTCAGCCGCTCACCGACGAAGGCGGGCGCATTGCCGGCCTGCTGCAGGTCACCCGCCACAGCAGCGCGGTGCAGGCCTACCTCGACCGCGCGCGCGCCATCGCGCTGCTGGCGATCGGACTGGCCGGGCTGCTGCTCACCGGGGTGATCGTCCTCGGCCACCATTTCGGCATCGGGCGCCACCTGATCCGGCTGGAAGGCGGCATGCGCCGCATCCGGGAGGGCGACCTGGAGCACCGCCTGGCGATTGCGGGCGCTGCGGAATTCCGCGACCTGGCGCGCGGCATCAACCGCATGCTCGACGGCATCACCGCTTCGCAGCGCGAGATCGAGCGCCGCCGCGAAACCGAGCAACTGCTCCGCGAGCGCCTGCACCGCGCAGAGAAGATGGCGGCCATCGGCCGGCTCGCCGGCGGCATCGCGCACGAGCTGGGCTCCCCGCTGTCCACCCTGTACGGCCGTACGCAACAATTGCTGCGCCGGCCCGCGATGGACGACACCCAGCGAGCCGCGCTGGAGGATATCGGCGACAACGCCCTGCGCATCGAAAAGACGATCCGCCAGCTGATGGACTTCGGCCGCAGCAACCCGCTGAACCGCGTTACCCTGGATCTCTCCGACCTGCTGCACCGGCTCGCCGCCGATGCACGGGCGCTGTCCCCGGAGGGCGTCGAGATCGAGGTGGACTGTGACCCGCGGATCCGCATAGCGGCCGACCCGCTGCGCATCGAGCAGGCGTTGCGCAACCTGGTGGACAACGCCGCCCAGGCGGCCCGCACGCGGCTGCGGATTTCCGCTGACGCGGACGCGCAGCACGTACGCATCCACGTGGCGGACGACGGCCCGGGCGTCCCCGCGGAATCCAGGGACCTGGTCTTCGATCCCTTCTACACGACCAAGCCGGTCGGCCAGGGCACCGGGCTGGGACTCAGCGTCGCCAGCGCGGCCGCCGAAGATCACGACGGCCACCTCGGCCTCGACGACGATGTGCTGGGGGGCGCCCGTTTCACCCTGACCCTGCCGCGGGAGACAGCCGATGAAAACGCATGA
- a CDS encoding GNAT family N-acyltransferase has translation MFATAATHYPVSPERLPPLDRTAGSYRLRFGRTPADLERVQRLRFEVFNRELGEGLEANWATGLDADPWDELFHHIVIEHVSSGAVVGSYRLQTGTMAEGYAGFYAEAEFDLCRLPRTMLRDAVEIGRACVAAEHRNGRVINLLWRGIAAYLLWNGHRYLFGCCSLPTRDAVTGMSVWQQLKREGFVSRDYSVAPQSGMSCDIPGWPRRPPGRNELPPLFQSYLKLGAEVCGPPAIDAAFGTIDFLVLLDLERLAPRTRTMFFRDLPVPALPQSA, from the coding sequence ATGTTCGCCACGGCCGCTACTCATTACCCCGTCTCACCGGAAAGACTGCCGCCGCTCGACCGGACCGCCGGTTCGTATCGACTGCGCTTCGGTCGCACGCCGGCCGATCTCGAGCGCGTGCAGCGATTGCGTTTCGAGGTGTTCAATCGCGAGCTCGGGGAAGGGCTCGAGGCTAACTGGGCCACCGGCCTGGATGCCGATCCGTGGGACGAGCTCTTCCATCACATCGTCATCGAGCACGTGTCCAGCGGCGCTGTGGTCGGCAGTTACCGCTTACAGACGGGCACGATGGCGGAGGGCTACGCCGGCTTTTACGCCGAGGCGGAGTTCGACTTGTGTCGGCTGCCGCGGACCATGCTGCGCGATGCCGTTGAGATCGGCCGCGCCTGCGTCGCTGCAGAGCATCGCAACGGCCGGGTCATCAACCTGCTGTGGCGCGGCATTGCGGCGTACCTGCTGTGGAACGGCCATCGCTACCTGTTCGGCTGTTGCTCGCTGCCGACGCGCGACGCCGTGACCGGCATGAGCGTGTGGCAGCAGCTGAAACGCGAGGGCTTCGTCAGCCGCGATTACTCGGTCGCGCCGCAAAGCGGCATGAGTTGCGACATCCCCGGCTGGCCGCGGCGCCCGCCGGGACGCAACGAACTGCCGCCGCTGTTCCAGAGCTACCTCAAGCTCGGCGCGGAAGTGTGCGGTCCGCCGGCCATCGATGCCGCGTTCGGCACGATCGATTTCCTGGTGCTGCTCGATCTCGAGCGCCTCGCGCCGCGCACGCGCACGATGTTCTTTCGTGACCTGCCGGTGCCCGCCCTGCCGCAAAGCGCATGA
- a CDS encoding sigma-54 dependent transcriptional regulator: protein MKTHEEMPARILVVEDDAGLRELLRNELEDAGYRLDTAADCAAARKLIASGRPDLVVSDLRLPGDSGRELLEHCRSMEAPPGFIMITAFGTVEQAVAALKAGADDFLTKPLRLDHLRLAVARVLEARALRLQLSRFRSLLADGDFHGMIGRSAPMRHLFAAIRQIAPLNGPVVITGESGVGKELVARALHAESRRADEPFVPVNCAAMPAELMESELFGHAKGAFTGAVQQRAGLFVEADGGTLLLDEIGEMPLDTQAKLLRVLENGSIRPLGADREIRVDVRLVAATNRNLEAEVAAGRFRKDLFFRLETFPLVVPPLRDRGDDVDLLAARFVARFAALAGRPAPTLTEASLALLNAYPFPGNVRELANALERATAFCDGRELRPAHLPERIRRRRPSSALADEPRRDPVNGLADGPAHDPASGALSASDALHDGAFPLLEGNEPVPLAALERRYIRWVLDRVGGNKRRAAELLGIGRRTLYRRLDEGV from the coding sequence ATGAAAACGCATGAGGAAATGCCGGCGCGCATTCTCGTCGTCGAGGATGATGCAGGGCTGCGCGAACTGCTGCGCAACGAACTCGAGGATGCCGGATACCGACTCGACACGGCGGCCGACTGTGCGGCCGCCCGCAAGCTCATCGCGAGCGGCCGGCCGGACCTGGTGGTCAGCGACCTGCGCCTGCCCGGCGACAGCGGACGCGAGTTGCTCGAGCATTGTCGGAGCATGGAGGCGCCGCCCGGATTCATCATGATCACCGCGTTCGGCACCGTCGAGCAGGCCGTGGCCGCCCTCAAGGCCGGCGCCGACGATTTCCTCACCAAGCCGCTGCGCCTCGACCACCTGCGCCTGGCCGTAGCGCGCGTCCTGGAGGCGCGTGCCTTGCGGCTACAGCTGTCACGATTCCGCAGCCTGCTGGCCGACGGCGATTTCCACGGCATGATCGGGCGCAGCGCCCCCATGCGCCACCTGTTCGCCGCCATCCGGCAGATCGCCCCGCTCAACGGCCCCGTGGTGATCACCGGAGAAAGCGGCGTCGGCAAGGAGCTCGTCGCCCGTGCGCTGCATGCCGAGAGTCGCCGCGCCGACGAGCCGTTCGTGCCGGTGAACTGTGCGGCGATGCCGGCGGAGCTGATGGAGAGCGAACTATTCGGCCACGCGAAGGGCGCGTTCACCGGCGCCGTACAGCAACGTGCCGGGCTGTTCGTCGAGGCCGATGGCGGCACGCTGCTGCTCGACGAGATCGGCGAGATGCCGCTGGATACGCAAGCCAAGCTGTTGCGGGTGCTCGAAAACGGGAGCATCCGTCCCCTCGGGGCCGACCGCGAGATCCGTGTCGACGTGCGCCTGGTTGCCGCGACCAACCGCAACCTGGAGGCGGAGGTCGCCGCGGGGCGCTTCCGCAAGGACCTGTTCTTTCGTCTCGAGACCTTTCCGCTCGTGGTGCCCCCGCTGCGCGACCGCGGCGATGACGTCGACCTTCTTGCCGCGCGGTTCGTGGCGCGGTTCGCGGCGCTCGCCGGCCGCCCGGCGCCGACACTCACCGAGGCGTCGCTGGCGCTGCTCAACGCCTACCCGTTCCCGGGTAACGTGCGCGAGCTTGCCAATGCACTGGAGCGGGCCACGGCATTCTGCGACGGACGGGAGTTGCGGCCCGCGCATCTGCCGGAACGCATACGCCGGCGACGCCCGTCGAGCGCCCTCGCCGACGAGCCCAGGCGCGACCCCGTGAACGGCCTGGCCGACGGACCCGCGCACGACCCCGCGAGCGGCGCCCTGTCGGCGAGTGATGCGCTGCACGATGGCGCTTTCCCGCTGCTCGAAGGCAACGAGCCGGTTCCGCTGGCGGCCCTGGAGCGCCGCTATATCCGCTGGGTGCTGGATCGTGTCGGCGGCAACAAGCGGCGCGCCGCGGAACTGCTGGGGATCGGCCGGCGCACGCTGTATCGACGGCTCGACGAGGGCGTGTAG
- a CDS encoding AbrB/MazE/SpoVT family DNA-binding domain-containing protein: protein MHTVVITSGFDIRIPQQAREALGLKPGQRLRVAAYSGRIELVPVKPAIECPGLFGDGLDQSDTPGRGGPGPGEEPRFA from the coding sequence ATGCACACCGTCGTCATCACTTCCGGTTTCGACATCAGGATTCCGCAACAGGCGCGCGAGGCGCTCGGGCTGAAGCCCGGCCAGAGACTGAGGGTCGCGGCCTATTCGGGGCGCATCGAACTGGTGCCGGTCAAGCCCGCGATCGAGTGTCCAGGATTGTTCGGCGACGGGCTGGACCAGTCCGACACGCCGGGGCGGGGCGGTCCCGGTCCAGGCGAGGAACCGCGTTTTGCGTGA
- a CDS encoding V-type ATP synthase subunit B, with translation MRADVILHGAAHRLEGPLLFARRDADVALNDAVEVIGEDGGARVGRVSAVDEENMVIEVLESTTGLSLDETRIRILHRPLEMAVGPNLLGRVFNSVGQPIDGGPPVATARMMRIDGLAINPAARDLPRDFIETSISTIDLMNSLVRGQKLPLFSCGGLPHDRLATQIAQRARLRDAGAGDFSVVFVGIGVPYDVAASFTRAMEESGALAHTVMFLNHADEPSTQRLLTPRFALTAAEYLAFVEDRHVLVVMTDMTNYCEALREVSASHGEIPSRKGYPGYMYSDLATIFERAGCIRGLAGTLTQLPILTMPGDDIGHPIPDLTGYITEGQIVLGRELDRKGVFPPVEVLPSLSRLMDAGTGKGYTHKDHPALAHQLFASYARANRVRVLASVMGVEGLPENDRKFLEFGDAFEMRLVAQDGPRTLEDSMALGWSLLRGLPPGELTRLSSAQLAEYIEGHEDEKPSAGGADKGGDGDDDGDGNGAQDAVATEREEGSGY, from the coding sequence ATGCGAGCTGACGTGATCCTGCACGGCGCGGCCCACCGGCTCGAGGGTCCGCTGCTGTTCGCGCGGCGCGACGCCGACGTCGCGCTCAACGACGCGGTCGAAGTCATCGGCGAGGACGGCGGCGCCCGCGTGGGTCGCGTCTCCGCGGTGGACGAAGAGAACATGGTCATCGAGGTGCTCGAGTCCACCACCGGGCTGAGCCTCGACGAGACCCGGATCCGCATCCTGCATCGTCCGCTGGAAATGGCCGTCGGGCCTAACCTGCTCGGGCGCGTGTTCAACAGTGTCGGCCAGCCCATCGACGGCGGGCCGCCGGTGGCGACCGCGCGCATGATGCGCATCGATGGGCTCGCCATCAACCCGGCGGCGCGCGATCTGCCGCGTGATTTCATCGAGACCTCGATCTCGACGATCGATCTCATGAACAGCCTGGTGCGCGGCCAGAAACTGCCGTTGTTCTCCTGCGGCGGCCTTCCCCACGACCGGCTCGCGACCCAGATCGCGCAGCGCGCGCGCCTGCGCGACGCCGGCGCCGGTGATTTCTCGGTGGTGTTCGTGGGCATCGGCGTGCCCTACGACGTCGCGGCGAGCTTCACGCGCGCCATGGAGGAATCCGGCGCCCTCGCGCACACCGTCATGTTCCTCAACCACGCCGACGAGCCCTCGACGCAGCGGTTGTTGACGCCGCGTTTCGCGCTCACGGCCGCCGAGTACCTGGCCTTCGTCGAGGACCGCCACGTGCTGGTGGTGATGACCGACATGACGAACTACTGCGAGGCGCTGCGCGAGGTCTCGGCGAGCCACGGCGAGATCCCGAGCCGCAAGGGCTACCCGGGCTACATGTACTCCGACCTCGCGACGATCTTCGAGCGCGCCGGCTGCATCCGCGGGCTCGCGGGGACGCTCACGCAGCTGCCGATTCTCACCATGCCCGGCGACGATATCGGCCATCCTATCCCGGACCTGACGGGCTACATCACCGAGGGCCAGATCGTGCTGGGCCGCGAACTCGACCGCAAGGGCGTGTTCCCGCCGGTCGAGGTGCTGCCGAGCCTGTCGCGCCTGATGGACGCCGGCACCGGCAAGGGTTACACGCACAAGGACCACCCCGCCCTCGCGCACCAGCTGTTCGCCTCCTACGCGCGGGCCAACCGCGTGCGCGTGCTGGCCTCGGTGATGGGCGTCGAAGGCTTGCCCGAGAACGATCGCAAGTTCCTCGAGTTCGGCGACGCGTTCGAGATGCGCTTGGTCGCGCAGGACGGGCCGCGCACGCTCGAGGACAGCATGGCGCTCGGCTGGTCATTGCTGCGCGGCCTGCCGCCGGGCGAACTGACACGTCTTTCCAGCGCGCAGCTGGCCGAGTACATCGAGGGTCACGAGGACGAGAAGCCGTCGGCGGGTGGCGCCGACAAAGGCGGCGATGGCGACGATGACGGCGACGGTAACGGCGCGCAGGATGCGGTCGCCACCGAACGCGAAGAAGGCTCCGGGTACTGA
- a CDS encoding DUF4168 domain-containing protein — MKHRSTQAVALAAAIGLGAALSAAPAFAQDYQQDTSPQASAPDVSSEKLDKFVDALAEISVIREAAAVELEAAEDMEQAQKLQQEAQAEMIDAVETAGLTVEEYNQIATVMGSDPELAERVRTQLEERS; from the coding sequence ATGAAACATCGCAGCACCCAGGCTGTCGCCCTCGCCGCAGCCATCGGACTCGGCGCCGCCCTCAGCGCAGCGCCCGCCTTCGCGCAGGACTACCAGCAGGACACCTCCCCGCAGGCGTCGGCGCCGGACGTGAGCAGCGAGAAACTCGACAAGTTCGTGGACGCCCTGGCGGAAATCAGCGTGATTCGCGAAGCCGCCGCGGTCGAACTCGAGGCTGCGGAAGACATGGAGCAGGCGCAGAAACTCCAGCAGGAAGCGCAAGCCGAGATGATCGACGCAGTCGAGACCGCGGGGTTGACGGTCGAGGAATACAACCAGATCGCCACGGTGATGGGATCCGACCCGGAACTCGCCGAACGCGTCCGTACCCAGCTCGAGGAACGCAGCTAG
- a CDS encoding winged helix-turn-helix domain-containing protein: MAPADGTVLAPHGTQRIGPRAMALLSVLAARPGKVFSREELMKEVWSGLIVSDETLSRCISDLRQALGDNPREPRYIETLSRRGYRLLEAPQPLEAQPAVEGPEPLEAQPAPEGPHPLETLPPLETQTLPTEVDGPGANAGSGLAVPAPAATRPGRLRPWQAAAVALALVAAIAAWVIAARLPEADPPTAAVPLAENGLAVLPFANFSDDSELEYFSDGLTEELLNRLVAIDALAVVARTSSFAFKGVNRDVRDIGRTLGVSYVLEGSVRRQDEQVRITAQLIDVRNGFHLFSRVYERPFADVFAIQEQVALDVGAALEPRLAGILGGITPVGQETSPEAMDAYLLGKHLQRKLTVESLQRAVLQLRKAVELDPQFARGHADLATTVALATIYADRPMAEARDEIEASIARALELDPASSPAWHARGLLAFGEQRMDDAIQAFGRAHQLDPNNAGALGMHGRTLYAQGNNREAAELTRRALQKDPLNAGLIHNHAAILTQLGEFSEAERWLRRAMEMELGSHDLNTVWTMAGLKYVAGAHREAVHWYELGIEHGNQHSLVRTQLGWALLELGEFDRSLPWIEEGLAKAADPLGQLDSLLAWHYFQGDVEGAVTCVRSYDERYPGHVKMPAYRAFAALLQGDAATAIREYESLAGLDSERLHNPWDKMFGHWHALHLARARQLAGEHEAAELTLAEAERRLAIYARQTGMPAMVSYYRAAIASLRGDRELAFEHLDHAYRAGWRRHAQVRHGPLFTMLHGDARLDTMLTAVQQNLSGQRAALTP; this comes from the coding sequence GTGGCGCCCGCAGACGGGACCGTGCTCGCGCCGCACGGCACGCAGCGCATCGGGCCGCGCGCCATGGCGCTGCTCTCGGTCCTGGCCGCGCGGCCGGGCAAGGTGTTCAGCCGCGAAGAGCTGATGAAGGAAGTCTGGTCGGGCCTCATCGTATCGGACGAAACGCTGTCCCGCTGCATCTCCGATCTGCGCCAGGCCCTGGGCGATAACCCGAGAGAACCACGGTACATCGAGACCCTGTCCCGGCGTGGTTACCGCCTGCTCGAAGCCCCGCAACCGCTCGAGGCTCAGCCTGCGGTCGAGGGCCCGGAACCGCTCGAGGCTCAGCCTGCCCCCGAGGGACCGCACCCGCTCGAGACACTACCACCGCTCGAGACCCAGACACTGCCAACCGAGGTCGACGGCCCGGGCGCGAACGCCGGATCCGGCCTCGCCGTGCCTGCGCCTGCTGCGACTCGACCCGGCCGCCTGCGGCCCTGGCAGGCCGCAGCCGTCGCGCTCGCCCTGGTCGCGGCCATCGCAGCCTGGGTGATCGCAGCCCGGCTGCCCGAGGCCGACCCGCCAACCGCAGCGGTGCCCCTGGCGGAAAACGGCCTCGCGGTACTGCCCTTCGCCAACTTCAGCGACGATTCCGAGCTGGAATATTTCAGCGACGGGCTCACAGAGGAGCTGCTCAATCGCCTGGTCGCGATCGACGCACTGGCGGTCGTGGCGCGCACCTCGTCGTTCGCCTTCAAGGGCGTCAACCGCGATGTGCGCGATATCGGCCGGACGCTCGGCGTGAGCTACGTGCTCGAGGGCAGCGTGCGCCGCCAGGACGAGCAGGTGCGCATCACGGCGCAGCTGATCGATGTGCGCAACGGTTTTCATCTTTTCAGCCGCGTCTATGAGCGCCCCTTCGCGGATGTCTTCGCCATCCAGGAACAGGTGGCGCTGGACGTGGGGGCCGCGCTGGAGCCGCGCCTCGCCGGGATCCTCGGCGGCATCACGCCCGTCGGCCAGGAGACCTCGCCCGAGGCGATGGACGCCTATCTTCTCGGCAAGCACCTGCAGCGCAAGCTGACGGTGGAGAGCCTGCAGCGCGCGGTGCTGCAGCTTCGCAAGGCCGTGGAGCTCGATCCACAGTTCGCGCGCGGCCACGCGGACCTCGCCACCACCGTGGCGCTGGCGACCATTTACGCCGACCGGCCCATGGCCGAGGCCCGCGACGAAATCGAGGCATCCATCGCCCGGGCGCTGGAATTGGACCCCGCGTCTTCTCCCGCCTGGCATGCGCGCGGCCTGCTGGCCTTCGGCGAGCAACGAATGGACGACGCGATCCAGGCGTTCGGCCGCGCGCACCAGCTCGACCCCAACAACGCGGGCGCGCTCGGCATGCACGGCCGCACCCTCTATGCGCAGGGTAACAACCGCGAGGCCGCCGAACTGACCCGCCGGGCCTTGCAGAAAGACCCCCTCAACGCTGGCCTGATCCACAACCACGCGGCGATCCTCACGCAGCTGGGTGAGTTCAGCGAGGCCGAGCGATGGCTGCGGCGCGCGATGGAAATGGAGCTCGGCAGCCATGACCTGAACACCGTGTGGACGATGGCCGGCCTCAAATACGTGGCCGGCGCCCACCGGGAAGCGGTGCACTGGTACGAACTGGGCATCGAGCACGGCAACCAGCACAGCCTGGTGCGCACGCAACTCGGCTGGGCGCTCCTCGAGCTCGGCGAGTTCGACCGGAGCCTGCCCTGGATCGAAGAAGGGCTGGCCAAGGCCGCGGACCCGCTGGGACAACTCGACAGCCTGCTCGCCTGGCACTATTTCCAGGGCGACGTCGAAGGCGCGGTGACGTGCGTTCGCAGCTACGACGAACGCTACCCCGGGCACGTGAAAATGCCGGCGTACCGCGCGTTCGCGGCGCTGTTGCAGGGCGATGCGGCGACCGCCATCCGCGAGTACGAATCGCTGGCCGGGCTGGATTCGGAACGGCTGCACAACCCCTGGGACAAGATGTTCGGCCACTGGCACGCGCTGCACCTGGCGCGGGCCAGGCAACTCGCCGGCGAGCATGAGGCCGCCGAACTGACCCTTGCGGAGGCGGAACGGCGCCTCGCGATCTACGCGCGGCAGACCGGCATGCCGGCGATGGTCTCTTATTACCGGGCGGCCATCGCGAGCCTCCGTGGGGATCGCGAGCTGGCCTTCGAGCACCTCGACCATGCCTACCGGGCCGGCTGGCGACGTCACGCGCAGGTGCGGCACGGCCCCCTGTTCACGATGCTCCACGGGGACGCACGCCTCGACACGATGCTGACCGCCGTACAACAAAACTTGTCAGGTCAGCGGGCCGCCCTCACGCCGTAA
- a CDS encoding lysophospholipid acyltransferase family protein yields the protein MNKPRYARVPVGPFGLLRAIVRMLGLVLVTLFYVLGWGLVALWPWDRAGRARLRRGVSRRWAGSMCRVLGGRVDLQGELPAGPGFLITNHTGYLDIPVLMSLTGCRFVSKSEIAHWPVIGFLARKGGTLFVNRGNKGRDANVTLDGMARALEDGDLVVFFPEGTTGTGERILPFRSGLLSLPARDGHPVWPAALVYETDVPDVDTGLALAWSGGQSLLPHVWRLVCLPGFSVRVASGHAVEATHRKTLARALEYRVTLMHAGLARLEAAPEPAPETAS from the coding sequence GTGAACAAGCCTCGTTATGCACGCGTGCCCGTCGGCCCGTTCGGCCTGTTGAGGGCGATCGTGCGCATGCTCGGCCTGGTGCTGGTGACCCTCTTCTACGTGCTCGGCTGGGGGCTGGTGGCGCTCTGGCCGTGGGATCGCGCCGGGCGGGCGCGGCTGCGCCGCGGCGTGTCGCGCCGCTGGGCGGGATCCATGTGCCGGGTTTTGGGAGGCCGCGTGGATCTGCAGGGCGAGCTGCCGGCCGGGCCGGGGTTCCTGATCACCAATCACACCGGCTATCTCGACATCCCCGTGCTGATGTCGTTGACGGGCTGTCGTTTCGTCTCCAAGAGCGAGATCGCGCACTGGCCGGTGATCGGTTTCCTGGCGCGCAAGGGCGGAACCCTGTTCGTGAACCGGGGCAACAAGGGCCGTGACGCGAACGTCACCCTCGACGGCATGGCGCGTGCCCTGGAGGACGGCGATCTCGTGGTGTTCTTTCCCGAGGGAACGACCGGTACGGGGGAGCGCATCCTGCCGTTTCGCTCGGGACTGCTCAGCCTGCCGGCGCGCGACGGCCACCCCGTGTGGCCCGCGGCACTGGTCTACGAAACCGACGTACCGGACGTAGATACCGGCCTGGCGCTCGCATGGTCGGGAGGCCAGTCACTGTTGCCGCATGTCTGGAGGCTGGTGTGCCTGCCGGGGTTCTCGGTGCGCGTCGCCAGCGGGCATGCCGTCGAGGCGACGCACCGCAAGACGCTGGCCCGGGCGCTCGAGTACCGCGTCACCCTCATGCACGCCGGCCTGGCGCGGCTCGAGGCCGCGCCCGAACCGGCGCCGGAAACCGCGAGCTAG
- a CDS encoding V-type ATP synthase subunit D, which produces MPDAGLSPSRSAFLELKEERQVVREGFEFLDEKRVILAQEMLKRLRAWRQARDRYDALQEQAAAALARAVGRHGLDGLGIYPAERMNDAAVTLHETRFLGVMLLDGRFDDGWADDPPSPPPAVNPSPEAERCREAFSALVPLAVELAVMRASLERLVAEYIRTERRARALENVVLPEIEGSLRFMDEQLEAMDQEEAIRVRNAGR; this is translated from the coding sequence ATGCCCGACGCCGGACTCAGCCCCAGCCGCAGCGCTTTCCTCGAGCTCAAGGAAGAGCGCCAGGTGGTGCGCGAAGGGTTCGAGTTCCTCGACGAGAAGCGCGTCATCCTCGCGCAGGAAATGCTCAAGCGCCTGCGGGCGTGGCGCCAGGCGCGCGATCGCTACGACGCACTTCAGGAGCAGGCCGCCGCGGCGCTCGCGCGCGCCGTGGGCCGCCACGGCCTCGACGGGCTGGGCATCTACCCTGCCGAACGCATGAACGATGCGGCCGTGACGTTGCACGAGACGCGCTTCCTCGGCGTGATGCTGCTCGATGGCCGCTTCGACGACGGCTGGGCCGATGACCCACCGTCACCGCCGCCCGCCGTGAATCCCAGCCCGGAAGCCGAACGGTGCCGCGAGGCCTTCAGCGCCCTCGTGCCGCTGGCGGTCGAGCTGGCGGTGATGCGCGCCAGCCTGGAACGCCTGGTGGCCGAGTACATCCGCACGGAAAGACGGGCGCGCGCGCTGGAGAACGTCGTGCTGCCGGAGATCGAGGGCTCGCTGCGCTTCATGGACGAGCAGCTCGAGGCCATGGACCAGGAGGAAGCGATCCGCGTGCGGAATGCCGGACGCTGA